tgctggccctgctggaCGACCAGTACGGCCGCTTCGGCCCCGGTGAGGAGGACTTTGTACTCAAGCACAACCTGCGCAAGGCCAAGCTCAACCTGCAGGTAGGGGCCGGGGCGCTGggacaaggggaggggcagggactggggtgcCGGGATGGGGGTCTAAGCCCCTGCTCCTCTGACACCCCCTTCCCTGACCTCCCTTCCAGGCCAAGTACCAGGAGTGCCCAGAGCAGCTCGCCAACATCATTGCCAACCTGCTGCGGGAGGAGAGGGCCATCCTGAAcagggggctggcagcccagcaggcaaggcagggcagggcagggcagggggcctggcCTCCTGGCACTCACTCCCCATCCAGCACCCCCCTCGCGCAGTACCCCTGGTGCCAAAGGAGGCCCCCGGAGTCAGCCCTGATGGAGGGGGATGAGCACTGGCGTTCCCTGGCAGTGGGGCGCATGGGCGGCTGCCTGGGGGGATGGAGGTGCTGCCCAGTTGGTAGCagagtgccccccccaccccgcggtACAGCACTCcttgtgctgcagcaggggagagctGGTTACCTGGATAGCCCTGGCCCCACGTGGCTGGCGGGGGCTGAGAGGGGCCTGTTTCTTGCGCATCCCCTGCAGGGGACAGCTCAGACGTCCTCCAGCGCCCCCGTGGAGACGGGCCAGCAGCAGAAGATCGAGCGGCGCCTGGCGGAGACCAGGGCAGCGGTGCAGGTGGGTACGGCCCGGAGCTCAcccagccctggagcctggcACGCTGCTCCCTCCCGGGGGCCAGGTGGCTGCataccccagggcccagcccccgtgccagctgggagccaggctctccctgcccctgagccagtgCCCGTCGCCCCTCCAGGAGCTGGACCGCACCGTGCGGCACCTGGAAGAACTGCAGGACACCTTCGACTTCCGCTACAAGATGCACCgcatggcaggtggggagggggaagggcgggATGGGGGCATGGGGCAAAGGTGGGGGCCAAGCAGCACTGGGGGTGCCCCCTGCGTGCTCTGCCCCAGGGCtcgggtgtgggggggctggaaAGCGCAGTGGGCACAGGCCTGTCTTCCCTTTGAACAAGGGCAGAGCTGTCAGGAAAGgaaagctgggggggcaggggggtgagacATGAgccgctcctccccagagccagcgcTGCCCTGCGTGCCtggtgtggtgctgggggactaTAGTTCatgttctggggcgggggggcagtagGGGATGATCTCCCCTTGTGGTCAGCACAGCCCCCCATGTCCCAGCGAGATGATAGGGGGCTGCGCCGcacgtggggggctggggggacagtgctgcaggtggggagctgggggggctgtgctgtgggggggggggctgtgctgcggGTAGGGGGGCTGGACCGGGGGGTTGCTGCACTACAGCACGCTGGGGCCTCTCGCCCATGGCTGACGCTCCCGCCCCCCGGCTGCgagctgcagctggctctccGGCGAAGGGCGCCCCCGCCACCCCCGAAGCGGCCCGCCAGATGGAGCAGCTGCAAGTCATGCTGAACAACGTGGACCGGAAGCGCAAGGTGAGGCTGTGCCAGCGGCTCTGGGCCCCCGCGCTCCCGGGCCTCCCTTCCCCGCCGGCTCGTGTCcagccgtgcctcagtttccccctgggCGGCGCCGAGCTGCTGGTCTCCCCAGCGGGGCTGGCGGCGCCAGCCACGGGTCTCGCGCTCTCTGGCAGGAGGTGCTGGACCGGGCGCAGGAGGTGCTGGGCCGCTGCGAGCCGCTGCGGGATttcctgctggaggagctggcggAGTGGAAGGAGCGGCAGAGAAGAACCTGCCTCGGCGCCGCCTGCGACACCAGTCTGAGCTGCCTGGAGACCTGgtagggggcggggctgggggcggggcttggcGCCAGCTGGCCCCGGCTCAGCACCGCCCCAACCGACCGGCTGGTCTCTGCCCCGCAGGTTCACGGGGGCGGCCGAGTTGCTGTTCCAGCTCTGGCGCCTGCTGCGGGCCCTGGGCGACCAGCACGCCAAGCTGACCTACCAGCACGACCCGCTGGCCccgcagctgccccagctggagagccggctgcaggagcagatcTCCTGCCTCGTGAGGAGGTGCTGGCTGGGGGGACCCGGGGGCGCACTGGGCCCTGCCTCTGAgagcaggtggaggtgggagggggctacTCCCGCGGAGCGtggcagcctggggagggggcagggacagccccgggagggtgggggagggctcgtTGGTGCCAGCTCAGGGTGGGGGATGCGGGTGGGGGTTGCTGGGCTGTGTGGGAATGGGGGCATCCCCGGGTGCTAATGCCCTGCCTTGCCTCCCAGCGCCTTCGTGGTGGAGTCCCAGCCCATCATGCCCTTCCCCAACCGGAGGCCCCTGGTTCTGAAAACCAACAGCAAGTTCTCCGTCCGGGCCAGGTGAGCCCCCGcggttccctctcccctccccccgcctgggGCACCCCATCTCCCCTGCAAAccggtggggaggagctggcccTTACCCCACTCAGCTCCCCGGTTCTGGCCACACCAACGGGCCCTGGAAGGAGAGGGACGCTTAACCCCACCCCACACGGCTCCCTGGGGGCCAGCTCCAGTCTCGCCCCAGTGGCCCATGTGCCCCGGCAGGCCAGTGGGCAGAGTGATGGGTTCCTTCTCTCCCTCAGGCTCCTGGTCAAACTCCAGGACCGaagccaccagctggaggtggacATCGGCATTGACAAGTGAGTTGCCCAAACCCAGTGCAGGGAGCCCAGCGGGCAGGGGTGTGGGAATGGGGCACAGAGAGCGctgtgggtgggggacagggccccGGTGCACATGGGTGCTTTACTGATGGTGTCGTCTCTCTCCTCCTGCAGGGATCCCCCCAGGCTGAAAGGGTGAGTGGCAGGAGCCAGAGAAACCTGGGACGGGATGTGgggccttcccccagcccagggcaccagctgggggccggggggtggttTGTTCCCATCACCAGCTCCAGGGCTCAGAGCCGCCCCCCCCAGTGTGCAGGGCCGGGAGAGAACTGGAGATTCCCTGGGTACTTGCTGGGCGCCCatcaccagggtctctggccccCTCCCTGATGGCCCCAGTCCTCACATCCCTCCCccgggcccagcccagctcaaggccctgctccctcgcTCCCCCCAGGTTTCGGAAGTTCAACATCCTGACGTTCACCAGCAAGATGCTGCTCCAGGACAACACGCAGCTGGAAGGGCTGGTCTGCGACTTCCGGCACATAGTAGGGGCCAAACCTGAgagcccggacacctgggtcctctgcttggggcaggggggtggggagcccggaCGCCCGGGCCCTCAGCTCGGGGCAGGAGCGTGGGGGACGaggggcccggacgcctgggcccttagctcagggcaggAGCGTGGGGGACGaggggcccggacgcctgggcccttagctcagggcaggAGCGTGGGGGACGAGGGGCCCGGACACTTAGGCCCTCAGCTCaagggagggagctgtggggggcaggtgtaGAGGGTTGTCCAGGCATCTGGGATTTTAGCCTGGGTAGGGAACAGATCATGGGGGGGGAGCCCGGCCTCCAGAGCCCTccgctcagggaaggagagcagggtgggatggggagcccggactcctggattctctctctctctgtccaagGCAGCTTGCTGGGTCTGTGGCTCCTAGAGTGGAGCCTTTCCCCCATGCGGGGGCCAGGCGGGCGCTGATTCCCTCCTCTCTTGCAGACGCTGAAGGAGCAGAAGGCCGGGGGCTTGGGCAAAGGTGGCAAAGGTGCCAGTGAGGTGGGTTGGTGACacgtgcctggggcaggggcgtTGGCGCCTGGGGGACCAGTCCCGGGGGTGGGACCAGTCTCACATGCACCTTGTGGCTACCCTGGACGGGTCCTGCCCCTTactggcccccccagcccagggcagcccctcccccGTACGCAGACTGGCACCCCCTGAGGGGCTGATGCTCTGCGGGGCCTGGctgacccctccccacccttgcagagcctgctgagccccacggAGGAGTTACATCTCATCACCTTCACGCTCAAGTACAAGTACCACGAGCTGgcgctggagctgcaggtgggtgaggggggccaggggctgcggggaggggaggggaggggagggcatgggGGTCGCCACCCCCCCTCCACTGAGAGCTCTTCTCCCCCCAGACCTGCACCCTGCCCGTGGTGATCATCTCCAACAGCAGCCAGTTTGCCAGCGCCTGGGCCTCTGTGCTCTGGTTCAACATGCTCAGCCCAGACCCCCAGGTGAGGGGCTCGCAGGCTGGCCAGCTGGGCCGGGCTGgcctgccccactgtggggagggagcggggaaAGGCCCCATGGTGTGTGTGGGAAGGCTgcgcctcctcccacccccaccatccatGGCTTGgcacatccctcctccccccgccccccacccctggtttggcacatccctcctcctcccccccgccacccatggTTTGGCACAtcttactccccctccccacatgggtGGGCCCCAGGGAGCCCCTTGCAGTTCTGCCCCTGTGGCCCAtatgccctccccactgctccagccggGCCTGAGCCGGTTctggggtgctccagcccccccactagctcctcccccgctctctcccccagaaccagctgTTCTTCTCTGCACCTCCGGCCGCCCCGTGGGCCCAGCTGGCTCAGGTGCTGAGCTGGcagttctcagccgccaccgagCGCGGCCTGGACTCAGAGCAACTGAACATGCTGGCGGAAAAGCTCTTTGGTAACAGCCccggggggcctggggctggctggctgctgtcccgggggcgggggcctggggctggctaaCGTCCCCTCGGGCTGCAGGGCAGACGCCCCCCTCAAGGGAGGCCCTGGCCTGTCCCAGCTGTTGCCCATCACCGGGGTCTCTGGCCAGTGCTGAGACCACCGCCTCACTCCCCGGTCCCTGCAGAGTGGCTGGGTGGCCAGTGAGGGTAGGAGCCACAGCACAGGGcctgccaggacacctgggttcgcctggctgtgcctgggtgCTGGGGAGTTGCTTTGCCTGTGCAGCATtgggctggggggcgggcagggggaggaccccagaggaGCTGCCTTGATTTGCCCTGCAGCAGACTCACCACtttttctcccccaccacccccaccccgtgACCTTAAAGGGCCGGAAGTGTCTCCCACCAGCGCTCTGACCTGGGCCAGGTTCTCCAAGGTAAGCGGCTGCGGCGtgtgactgtcccccctcccccactcctcccacccccgcGCTCCCCTTCAGCCTCTCGCCTCCTCTTGGCCGCAGGACACCCCAACCCAGTTCTCCTTTTGGACTTGGCTGGATGGGATCCTCAGCCTGATCCGCGACCACCTGGCCCAGCTCTGGAAGGACGGGTAGGggatggcctgggggaggggccgtGTGGGGTGACCCCCCCCAGGCCACgatctgccactggctggagggggTGAAGGGTGCGGTTAGGGGAGCCCTGGTCCCGCCCAGTGACGGGACCTGGGGCTGTGGCGCCCTGTGGCGGGGGCTCACCCGGCTGCGCCCCCCAGGCACATCATGGGGTTCGTGAGCCACAAGCGGGAGCGGCAGCTGCTGAAGAGGAAGCAAACGGGAACGTTCCTGCTGCGCTTCAGCGAGAGCACCCGGGACGGGGGCATCACCTACAGCTGGGTGGAGCCTGGGGAGAAAGGTGGGTCTGCCCGGGCTCCTCCTCCGCCATCCAGCCTGGGGCAGCGCTGCCGAGCGGTGGAGGGCTGGCCCCAGCCGCAGGGCTCCCCCGGGCAGTGACTCTCCCTCCCCATGCTGTGCCCGACCCCCAGGCAAGCCCAAGATCCGATCCGTGGAGCCGTACACCAAGGAGGAGCTGGCGTCCTTGCAGCTGCCGGACATCATCTGCAACTACCAGCTCGTGGCCGAGGAGAACGTCTCCGAGAGCCCCCTCAAGTTCTTGTACCCCGACACGCCCCGGGATGAGGCCTTCGGGAAGTACTACACCAAGAGGGAAGGTACCAGATGCCCCCTCCAGCTCTCGTGTGCCCCCAactcctgccagcctggccctgggctcgCCCTCCActcctcccagctgtggggcagcccaccccaccccacccggtTCCCACTCTGTGGCCTACCTGGTTTGGTGggtggggctccccagggctcctcctCTGACCCCTGTTTTCTCTCCAGGGGACCAGCCGGAGAAGAGGAAGTACCTGAACCAGCGGCTGATCAGAGTGTCCTGCAggtgggggagccctgtgtgctggctgccccagccccttcaCAGGGGCACTGGACACCTCTCTACaccccagctgggcccagcacctCT
This sequence is a window from Carettochelys insculpta isolate YL-2023 chromosome 29, ASM3395843v1, whole genome shotgun sequence. Protein-coding genes within it:
- the STAT2 gene encoding signal transducer and activator of transcription 2, which translates into the protein MAQWLEVQQLESAYLEQVHQLYSEDHLPMEVRQYVASWLEDQNWSVAAEPHSTQAHMLFHTLLALLDDQYGRFGPGEEDFVLKHNLRKAKLNLQAKYQECPEQLANIIANLLREERAILNRGLAAQQGTAQTSSSAPVETGQQQKIERRLAETRAAVQELDRTVRHLEELQDTFDFRYKMHRMAAGSPAKGAPATPEAARQMEQLQVMLNNVDRKRKEVLDRAQEVLGRCEPLRDFLLEELAEWKERQRRTCLGAACDTSLSCLETWFTGAAELLFQLWRLLRALGDQHAKLTYQHDPLAPQLPQLESRLQEQISCLVRSAFVVESQPIMPFPNRRPLVLKTNSKFSVRARLLVKLQDRSHQLEVDIGIDKDPPRLKGFRKFNILTFTSKMLLQDNTQLEGLVCDFRHITLKEQKAGGLGKGGKGASESLLSPTEELHLITFTLKYKYHELALELQTCTLPVVIISNSSQFASAWASVLWFNMLSPDPQNQLFFSAPPAAPWAQLAQVLSWQFSAATERGLDSEQLNMLAEKLFGPEVSPTSALTWARFSKDTPTQFSFWTWLDGILSLIRDHLAQLWKDGHIMGFVSHKRERQLLKRKQTGTFLLRFSESTRDGGITYSWVEPGEKGKPKIRSVEPYTKEELASLQLPDIICNYQLVAEENVSESPLKFLYPDTPRDEAFGKYYTKREGDQPEKRKYLNQRLIRVSCRKPSETCILEGVGLTAPDVEGLEAKQPEMPGQGSHDLEVQGPVLEPNIAELGLLEPGDPDLGLLEPNIPDLGLLEPGDPDLGLLEPGDPDLGLLEPGDPDLGPGTADLGLLELGFPDLEVLKALNMMGFDQADSSVLQGRDPCLPLPPDVPLPGPAGSPLFRGAEDIPLLQMSSGLFQ